TGATGGAACGACTCCTCCTTGCAGATGCGGATCATCGCGCGTGCATAGGGCCCGTATGTGCAGCGGCACAGCGGGATCTGATTCATGATCGCGGCGCCGTCGACTAGCCAGCCGATCGCGCCCACGTCGGCCCAAGTTGGCGTCGGATAATTGAAGATGCTCGAGTATTTGGCGCGGCCGCTGTGCAGCGCGTCGATCAGATGGTCGCGCGAGACGCCGAGCGTTTCGGCGGCACTATAGAGATAGAGCCCATGCCCGCCTTCGTCCTGCACCTTGGCGAGCAAGATGGCTTTGCGCTTGAGGCTGGGCGCGCGCGAGATCCAGTTGCCCTCGGGCAGCATGCCGACGATTTCCGAGTGCGCGTGCTGCGAGATTTGCCGCACGAGCGTTTTGCGATAGGCATCCGGCATCCAGTCTTGCGGTTCGATCTTACCGTCGGCGGCGACCACCGCGTCGAAGCGGTTCTGCTCGGGCGTGGCCGCGCCGGCATCGAGCGCCGCGACGTTGCCCGGGATGTCGAGGGATTGCGTATACATGGGGAACGGTCTCGTCCTGGGTTGTACGTTGTGGCGAGTATAAATCAACCGACCGGTCGGTTAATAAATTATTTTTCGGGGCCGGATGAAAGGAGGGCAGATTCTGCGATCGGAGGGATGAAGGGCCGCGGCTCGCGGCATCGCTGCGGGCTGCTAGACTGAAGACATCGTCTTTTGACCTACGTGCGCTGCATTGCGATCATGACGACCGTCTATTTCGTAAAAACCGGCGAGCAGTATCTTTGCCCCGGGGAAGACGGCGACGTTGGCTTGACGCCGTCGTTAGAGGAAGCCGAGCATTTCCTTTCCTATGAGGAGGCGGAACTCGCCGCGCGCGAGAACGCCGGGCCGGGCTACCTGATCATTACCCAGCACCGCCAGTGATGCGCAGTCGTTGCCGGCGATCGCTACTTGGCCATGCCCCACGATACGAGCACGCCGTGGATGCTGCGCGCGTACTGGTCACGCAGCGAAGGCGTTTCCGAGTGATAGGCGCCGATCGCATGCCACGTATTTCCGTAACGGATCATCTTCTGCTTGAGCATCCAGGCGGCCACATACGTATTGACGCACGGATCCTTGAGCGCGCCGGGCGGCACGCCATAGCGGCGCAGTTCGACAAAGTGCACGGAGTTGATCTGCGCTTGCCCGACGTCGATGCTGCCGTCGGCGTTGCGGTGCACGGCATCGGGGTTGCCTTTCGATTCGTACCAGGCGATCGCGCGCAGGATGAGCGGATTGACGCCTTGATACGCGCCCGCCCGGGCGAAGCAGTCCTCGGCGGCTTGAGCGGCGATCGGGGCGCCGGGCAAGCACGCGATCGCCAGTGCGGCTGCGACTAGCCGCGCGCGGGCCGGGCGGGAGGCGAGAAGGAAGGATGACGTCATGGCCGAGATTCCAACAGAGAGATGATCGCCCGCCGCTACCGCGTGGACGCCACGGAAACCGCGGTCGCACTCACTCGCGGATCGCGAGTGGCACTGAGTAGTGCGTTGTCCAGCTTGCGGTCGACCTCGGCCAAATACGCTTCGGACTCGTCGCTGACGACCACGCGGATGCTCGGCTCGACGACAGCCTTATGCCAGGCGGCCCGGCGGGCCCTTTTGCCGGAGTGGCGGCCGCTCGTGATGGGTGCTGCCTCTTCTACTTGCTCCGCGGCTGACGGCGGCAGCGAGGCGAGCGACGGCAGCGGCGGGAAGAGTTGGCTCGGGCCCGCGCTTTCGGTCGGCGGCTTGACCGAGAGCACGGACGCACCGCCGAGGGCGTTCGTTTGAGCATGGGCGGGCAGCGCGGCCGCGAGGGCGACGAGCCCGGCCAGAGGTAGGGAGAAACGGAAAATCATGATCGTCTCCGGAGGCTATTCGGTTGGCACGACTTGCACGCTGTAGGGCTGGCAACTGCTGACCGTGACGTTTTCGATCCGGACGGAACCCCCGCGCGCGGGCGCGATGCCGCGTTTGACCGACTGATTCAGATAGGGGAAGTCTTGCGTCAAGGCGGCGATGACGATCGTCGTCGGCTGCTGTTGCTTCGAAGCCACCGCGCCGACTTTGGCGAGCACCTCCGTCAGATGTGCGTCGCGCGCCCCGAGTGCATCGGCGGGAATCGTGATGTCGACGAGTTTGGCCGGCGGTGGGGTCGTCGATGCCGAAGCCGTTTGCCTGTCGTCGTTCGATCGCAAGGCTTGAATCTGCGCGCACCCGGATAGGGCTGCGACGATAAGAAGGCAGGTGAGGGCTTTCACGTTGATCTCCGACACTGAGAAGTGAGTTATCGGCAGTGAAAGCCCATTGATTAAAACTGATGAAAACGAACCGAGGGAAAACCCGAGGGGCGGGGGCGCGGAATTTGGCCCGGTGTTGCGTTCTGATAATGGTCTGCCGTCCCGTCGGGCTCAACCAGTGCTCGAAGGACGATCACGTGCCTGCCTGCCGGGCGTCGGCGAGTGCATTAATTGGGGCGGTATAGACGTTTCGACCGGGGTGGATCGCCGCGTCGTGGCAAGGCGCTGCGAACGCTTATCTTGAATGCGCGCGTCAGGCACAATCGCCGCTTCGATCGCTCTTTCCGGGATTCCCCTCGCACTATGTTTTTCCGTAACGATTCGCGTGCACTGCGCGTGTTGATGTCCGCGTTGCTCACTTCCGTATGCATTGCCGGTGCAGCACAAGCGCGTGCGGCCGCCCCGGCACAGGCGCCCGGCGGCTGGGTGACCGCTTGGGCGACAGCCTTGCAGTCGATCCCCGATTTGTCCAATCCGCCGCCGCTCTACCGGACGCCCGACGTTGCCGGCCGCACCGTTCGGCAAATCGTCTACCCGACGGTGCCCGGACGTGGCGCGCGCATCCGCATCAGCAACGTGTACGGGCGCGGCCCGCTAATGCTGACCGACGTCATGCTCGCGCGCTCTGCCGGCGGCGCCGCGACGCAGCCCGGCACGGCCGTGCGCGTGACCTTCGGCGGTAGGCCGTCGATTACCCTGAAGCCGGGCGCCGAAATCGACAGCGACCTCATTCAGACGACGTTGACGGCCGGCGAGCCCTACGCGATCAGCCTGGTCGCGGGGGCGCACCAGACACTGAGCGCCTGGCACCGCGTTGCGAACCAAGTCAATTACGTGTCGACCGAGGGCGACCATGCCGCCGATGCGACGTCGAGCGCATACCCGCGCAAGTTCACCGAATCGGCATGGGTGAGTGCACTCGACGTGCGCGCGCCGAACGCCGTCGCAATTGCCGCTATCGGCGATTCGATCACCGACGGGCTGCGTTCGAGCTTGAACCGGAATCGCCGCTGGCCTGACGGCTTGGCGCACCGGCTTGGCGAAGCCGGCAGCGCGCCGATAGCCGTGCTCAATCTCGGTATCAGCGGCAATCGCTTGCTG
The sequence above is a segment of the Trinickia acidisoli genome. Coding sequences within it:
- the paaA gene encoding 1,2-phenylacetyl-CoA epoxidase subunit PaaA translates to MYTQSLDIPGNVAALDAGAATPEQNRFDAVVAADGKIEPQDWMPDAYRKTLVRQISQHAHSEIVGMLPEGNWISRAPSLKRKAILLAKVQDEGGHGLYLYSAAETLGVSRDHLIDALHSGRAKYSSIFNYPTPTWADVGAIGWLVDGAAIMNQIPLCRCTYGPYARAMIRICKEESFHQRQGFDALLAMMKGTAAQRELVQQAVDRWWWPVLMMFGPSDKDSIHSNQSSKWGIKRISNDDLRQKFVDATVEQAKVLGVTLPDPDLKWNETRGHYDYGTIDWDAFWRVVNGDGPCNKERLATRVKAHEDGAWVREAALAHAEKVDRRARQEAA
- a CDS encoding lytic transglycosylase domain-containing protein produces the protein MTSSFLLASRPARARLVAAALAIACLPGAPIAAQAAEDCFARAGAYQGVNPLILRAIAWYESKGNPDAVHRNADGSIDVGQAQINSVHFVELRRYGVPPGALKDPCVNTYVAAWMLKQKMIRYGNTWHAIGAYHSETPSLRDQYARSIHGVLVSWGMAK
- a CDS encoding SGNH/GDSL hydrolase family protein; the encoded protein is MFFRNDSRALRVLMSALLTSVCIAGAAQARAAAPAQAPGGWVTAWATALQSIPDLSNPPPLYRTPDVAGRTVRQIVYPTVPGRGARIRISNVYGRGPLMLTDVMLARSAGGAATQPGTAVRVTFGGRPSITLKPGAEIDSDLIQTTLTAGEPYAISLVAGAHQTLSAWHRVANQVNYVSTEGDHAADATSSAYPRKFTESAWVSALDVRAPNAVAIAAIGDSITDGLRSSLNRNRRWPDGLAHRLGEAGSAPIAVLNLGISGNRLLSDSACYGEALDRRFDRDALGHAGVGAVILLIGINDINFPSMPPRAGLDCDFPHTAVTARDLIDGYRRLIERAHRSGMRIYGATLTPASLPPAREAIRTAVNDWIRTSHAFDGVVDFDAALRDRAHPGELQRRFDSGDHIHPNDDGYAAMATAVPLDAIVSAARR